The segment ACGGGAACGCTCAACGTCGGCCTCAATATCGCGTTGATCCCGACGATCGGTGTCGTCGGTGCCGCGATCTCGACGGCCGTCTGTTTCGCGATTATGGTGACGTACAACGTTTACCTGATCGACTGCGAATTGCCACTCGATCGCCACCGAATGGCGAAGTCGATCGCCGCCGTGTCGGTCGTCACCGGCGGAATGACCGCCGTTGTCTACGCGGCCCAGCCGTACGTCGACGGACTGTTCACTCTGTTCGGAGCCGTCGCAGTCGGCGTATTCGTCTGGGCGGTTCTCTCGGTCGCCGGTGGCCTCCTCGATCTCGAGGAGGTCCGGTCTCAGATCTGAGAGCGGCTCAGAGCGAGAGCTGAGACGGATCGACGGTGACACCGTTGACCGCGACGCTCGCGTTGTCGTCGACCTCGAGTTCGGTTAGCTCTCCGGAGAACCGGAAGCCGTCCTTCCCGCCACGGACCCAGCCCTCGATGGTCTGGTCGTCGACGAACTCGCCCCCGGTCCCGTACTCGGAGTGGTACTCGCTCCGTTCGATCTCGCCGCCGACGGCGACGCGGTACTCCGAAACGTCCTGCCCGCCCTCGCCGTCGAAGACGACCGAGTTCAACAAGGGTTCGTCGTCGTCCTCGTTTTCGTCTTCGTCGCCATCCCCGACGACGGCGTCCGGATCGACGGCTTCCCCGTCTACGTAAACGGTCGCATCGCCGTCGACGTCGAGTTCGGTCAGTTCGCCCTCGAGGTGAAAGCCGTCCTTCCCGCCGCGGACCCAGCCTTCGATGGTCTGATCCTCGACGAACTCGCCCCCGGTTCCGTACTCCGAGAGTTCCTCGCTGCGCTGGATCTCGCCGGTTGCACCGAATCGATACTCCGTGATTTCCTGACCGCCCTCGCCGTCGAACGCGAGCGTCGACGGCGAGTCGTCATTTCCCTCTTCGCCCTCGTCATCGTCGTCGAACTCCGCGGGATCGACCTCGATACCGTTGACGCGAACGGCCGCGTCGCCGTCGACTTCGAGTTCGATCAGCTCACCCTCGAAGCGGAAGCCGTCGACGCCGCCGCGGACCCAGCCCTCGATGGTCTGGTCGTCGACGAACTCGCCCCCGGTTCCGTACTCGGAGTGGTACTCGCTGTGGTCGATGTCGCCGTCGACGACGAAGTGGTACTCCGAAACGTCCTGTCCGCCCTCGCCGTCGAAGACGATCGTGTTCGGCAGTTCGTTCTCGTCTTCGTCGTCATCGCCTGATTGTCCGTCGTCACCCGACCCGTCGAACGACGGGTTCGGATAGTCGTACGCGTCATCCCAGTCGAACTCGAGATCGTCGCGGTCGGCCGACGCCGGGCCACTCGAGAGCCCCGGACTGACGGAGATGTTCTCGACCGATCCGTAGTTCCCCGCGCTTCCGCCGAGGGCGGACGCGCCGGAGTCGTTCTCGGTGTCGAAGATACAGTCGGAGACGTCGACCGACGTACTGCGCTGGATTCCGATACCAGGGACGTCGGACTGGTCGAGCATGAACTGACAGTTTTCGACCGACAGATAGCGGTTGTCGAACATTCGAACTGCACCGGTCGCGTTCGTGACGTCTCGGTAGACGAACGAACAGTCCTCGACGAGACCGCCGTCGGAGGCGCGTTCGCGTCGATCGGCCATGATGGCCGATGCGTTCGTCGAACCGCGACCGGGATAGCTCGAGGTCGAGCCGTCGAGGTCGTGGTCGCCGTAGAACGTACAGTTCCTGACGACCTCGTTGTCCCCGCCGAGGCGGATGCTCGAGGGGCTGTTGTTCGCGAAGACGCAGTTCTCGACGAGCATCTCGCCGGGCATTCGGGTGTAGATCGCGTTGTTCGGAAAGCCGGCGAGAACCGAGTTTCGAACCGTGAGTCGACCGGATCGTGAACACCAGATCCCGACGCGGCTGTGACCGCCGTTGTACTGTGCGATGTTGCCGTTGTTGTGGATCGTGATCCCGTCCAGTTCCATGTGGCCGCCCGAGGACTCGGCACCGACGGCGAACGCACGCGTGTGTGCGACGTCCCACGTTCGCGGACCGTCGTTGGCGATGTGGACGTTTCGGATCGACGCGACGTTGTCGACGATACACCGCATGCCGACGCCCGGACGCCCGTCGGAGTCGAACGTGAGATTGTCGATCAGGACGTTGTCGCCGGTGACGTTCATGAAGAACTCCTGGCGACCGTTCGTTCCCCAGTTCTCGGGGAGCATGATAGTCACGTCGCCGTCACCACGGATCCCCCAGTTACGCCGCGAGAGGGCAATTCGGGAGTTCCACTCGTAGGTTCCTTCGGGGAGAACCAGGAGTTCGCCGTTGCTCGAGTTCGAGACGTGCGAGGAGATGTCATCGCCGTCCGAGACGTCGAGTACGCGTTCGGACATCGCGTCTGGGTCGGCCGCCTCGGGTTCAGACCGGGCGCTCTGTGCTGTGGCGGCCCCACTCGTTGCGAGCACCGCACCGACTGCGGTGCCGGTCCATTTCAGGAGTGATCGTCGATCGAGAAACGCGTCATTACTGCTCTCATCGCTGTCCAGTACCGATTGATCGCGTGCCATGCCTTCGAGTAATTCAAGCATAACGGTATAAACTTTCTGTTAAAATATTCCTAATTTAGACAGAATGTAATGTGTACGTGAGTAATAGTCACATAATCATTTATATTTAGGTAGGAAATATAGACATTCATGAAAATATTTGTGAGAGTCATCGGGCGACCGTCGTGCGGTTTTTCCACCACACTTCGATCGTTCGGTTCGATGATATCGAACTCCTGTCTCTCCCGTCCGTTGATCGATCAAAGAACCGAACCCACGAGATCGATTACAGTGATTCCGTTAACCGTCAGCATCTCCGGACTCTACGGTTTCGTGGACGCTCAGGGAGAGGATTACAAACCGTCGTTCGACCGTCGGAAACGAACGAGGCTGCGACGGGTTCGCACTACCGATGAAACTACAGACGATTCACGACGGACGAATTCTGGCGACGCAGGGACGTTCGATCCACCTCGAGCCCGACGGAACCGGGGATATTGGAGGGAGAGAACCGAAACGCGGTCGACTGCCCGCCCCGTCGTCGGCCGGGATCGGGTATCGGCTCAAAACGACGCGTCCCGCTCGATCGGCGGTCACGGCGATCACGGGACGATTCCCGGCGGTCAACGTCTGGTCGATCGACGACGCGACGCTGCTCGCGAGTGCCGATCGATGGTTGTTTCGGTCGGCTGACGGCGGACGGCACTGGAGCGTCGTCGAAACGCTGCCCGCATCCTCGGCACCGATGGGCGTGCTTCCGAGCGCCGTCTGTACGGCTGATGGAACCACGTACGTGGGGGAGTATCCACTCGACGGCCGAACGACACCCCGGATCCTCGCATCCGAGGACGGGGACACGTGGTCGACGGCCGCCGAACTCGAGGACGTTCGCCACGTTCACGGAGTTCAGGCGGATCCCTACGCGGACGAGCTGTGGGTAACGACCGGCGACGCGGATTCCGAATGCACGATCGGTCGCCTCCGAGACGGAGGGGTCGAACCGGTCGGCGGCGGCGACCAGTCCTGGCGGGCGGTCGAACTGGCGTTCACGTCCGATGCGGTGCTCTGGGGAGTCGACAGCGTCTACGCAGAACACAAGGCTATCCGGAAACTTCCGCGAGAGCACGTCGACGATCCAGATCCGACTCCGGAGACCGTCCACAGGGTCTCGAGTTCCGTCTACTACGCCGAAACGATCACCGTGGACGGCGAGCAGTGGGTCTGCTTTTCGACCGCAAAGGAAGCGGGGGCGGACAGCACCGGCCCCGAAACACAGACGGTTCACTCGGACCGGACGTCGGTAGTCGCCGCCTCGTCCGCGTCCGGATTTACCGACTGGCACGAACTCGTCTCCTACGACAGACGGACCGCGCTGGCGGACCGGCTGAACCCGCGACAGCTCGTTCCGAGGGCCAACGCCTACGTCTTTCTCGCGGGCGATCCGGATCGAGGGTTGTTCGTCAACCCCTACAACACGGACCGAGACGACGGCCGGATTCGACTGATTCCGATGCGCGCGTTTGCCGAGTTATCCTGACGACGAACGGAGGTCCAGAGCGGGCTGACTTCGAGGCGAAAAACGGATCGCACCAATCAGAGAGCGGTCACGTCCGAACGCGGTAGGTGGTGACCTCGCCGTTGGACTGGACGCGATCGATGTTCGGATCGGCGTCGAGCGAGGCGAAATCCGACTCGGAGTAGTGTAAGCCCTGGTAGGCGACGGTCTCTCGCTGATGATCGATCTCGGATATCACGAGGTAGCGGTCAGTTCCGTAGTACTCAGCGGGTCCGGACTCGAACGTGTCGGTTGTGACGGTGGCGTGCGCGCCGGTTCGCGTTTCTGCCGCGTAAATCGCATCGGCGTACCGGTTCGGCGCGCCGCCGAATCCGGCGAACTCGACGTCGGGATCGGCCGCGTCGAAGGCGCTCTCGTAACCTCCCATCTGCGCGCTCGAGACGTGGTGAGATTGGCTGTAGACGTACGGAGAGGCGAAGACGGACGCGAGCGACAACACGAGGAGAACCGCGAACAGACCCACGGCGATCGTTCGGACGGAACGAGTCGAGAGCCGCTCGGACAGCGAGAGGATTCCCGCGTGGAGCGCGATCGACCCGAGGATGACGGTAAACACCGCTATCAGCCCGAACACCCTGAAGTACATCTCGTTCGTTACGCTGACGAAGTAGACGACGAACAATAGCCCCAGACCACAGAGGCCGGCAGCCAGGTAGATCGTGACGGCCGAAACGTCCCGATACCGTCTCGGACGTCCGGTCAGGACGACGGCGAGAACGAGGAGACCCGTAAGCGCCGCGAAGACGAGATGCGGGAAAAAGAGCTTGACGAAGATCTCGGTCAGGCTCACGCCGATGGCCGCGAGCGACCCACCCTGGGCGCTGATCGACGCTCCGGCTTCGCCCGATCCCGTGAGAATGTACTCGATCGCGGACGTCAGTGCACGATCGACGAAGCCCGAGAAGAAGCCGTGGTTCGCAGACCAGAGCAAGAACACCGCGACCAGAAGTAGCGTGTGACCGTAGAGACGACGGTGGCCCGCGATTCGTCGAACGGGCCTCGTACGTGAGACGAACGGAATCCGTGGAACCACCAGCTGTAATCCACAGATCGCCAGACAGACGACGAGGACGTGTGCAACGTACTGCGGGTGGAAGACGACCGCCGCCGCCGCGACGATGGCGAAGACGAACGCCAGTCCGCCCGAAGCGCCGTCGCTTACCAGGTACTTGAGGAGGACGTAGACGAACAGCGCGAACAGTAAGATCGTCTGCGTCATCGCGTGGGGCTGCATGAACGTCGAGATCGTCGTCACCGGCAAGAGCAAGAACGCGCCGAAAGCGGCGATGGTGACGGCGAGCTGATCTGGGACGACCGTCCCGACGCTGAGGGGAACGAAAATGACGAACGCGACCGTCGAGAGCAACACGACGAGCAACATCGAACTCGAGAGCGGGATACCGGTGACCGAGTTGATGAGCACGGAGAGCGTGTGAATGCCGGGATAGAGGAGATCGAACGGGGAGATGGTGCCGTCTGCGATCCCCTGTGCCCAGCCGAGGTGTGTCAACGCGTCGTGGTGGCCGAAGAAGTGGTAGCCACGGATGATCGGTAATCCCGCGAAAGCGGTGATCGCGAGTCCGCCGAGAACGAGCGCGAACGATCGACTCTCCCAGCCATCCGCTCCGGACGGTGCGAACGAGACGGCAAGCGAGACGAGCAATGCCGTCCCGAGACCTGCCCAGATCCACGGCGACGTCATCGTGTAGATCGACAGTTCGTATCCGGTCGCAGGAGTCCGGTGCGCGACGAGTACACCGCCGGCGAGTGCGACGAAGCCGAACGAGAGCAACAGTTTACGAAACGGCTCGTCGGCGGAGACTGACTGTGATGACATTCGAAGCTGCTGCGATCGTTTGCCGATCTCGGTCCTTGTTATGCACCAGTTGCTGACTGTAAGTTATCGGATACTGTCATCGTTATTCATCCGACGAGGCGTCGATCTCGTCGACGATTTCGGTCCAGAAATAGCCGTAACGGTACGCGTTCTCGGTCGTCGGCGTCTCGGGTACGTCGTCTCCCTCGTAGAGCAACACCGCGATTCGGACGTCACCACCCTCCGCAACGGGCGTAACGTCGCGGTCGCCGTGGGCAGTGTCGCCGTCGGACACCGCAAAGTCGATCCGCTGTAACTCGTTTCGTTCGATGACGGTATCGTCACTGATCCACTGCTCCTGGACGACCACGGTGTACTCCGCGTCCTGTCCCTCCCGGTTCTCGACGCCGATCGTCAGCTCGAACGGCTCGCTCGCTACGACTTCGTCCGGATGTTCGGTGACCAGTTCGCCAGCGTCGTTCTCGGTGAGGATCTCGAGGCCGGTGTACTGTTCGCCCTGCTGTGGCGCGACCAGAGCGTAGCCGACGGTCGTCAGTGCGACGATCAGACTGGCGACCAGGACGACGTTGACGGCCGCGTGAAACGACGACCGCGTGTCGAAAATCCGGGCGCGTGCCGTCTCGACGGTCGGAACGAGACTGAACCGGTAGCGCTCGCTCGTCGGGACGCGGAGCCGTCTGATGGCACCGATCCAGGCAACGACGGTCGCGTACCCCGCGACGGTTGCGACGACGACGCCAGCCGAAAACCCCCACGCGACGGCGATCACCAGGCCGAGCAGCGGGAGGATTGCGACGCTGAGACCGAAAGCCAGTGCGACCCGTTCGAGAGGGCTCACACCGCATCGATCGATCGAGACCGGAGAGCCGGATTCGTGGTCGGGACCGCCACGCGGAAACAACGCGGCGACGGTCACGTATCCCGGCACGAAAAACAGGAGCGGAAAACCGATCGCGGCTCTGGCGAGGATCGATCCGACGTCGATTACGGCGAGCAGGACAACCGCGAGGGCGACGAATCCGACGACGCCAGCCAGATCGGTCGGAAGCCGGGCTGCGAGGTGTTTACTTCCCTGTCGGACGGTCGTGAACGGCTGGAACGTTCGTGTCGATCGGTCTTTCATCTATTCGGTAGCTATCGACTGATCGAAGGGTCCGGGCATAGTTACCCGTCGCATAACTCGCTTGGCGCGAGACTCGGTGTAGACGCCGTGTTCGAAACGGTGACGTCCGAGAGTCGACGATCGTTCCGCACGAAATCGCCCAAACCTCGCAGAAGAAACAGGATCGTTACAAAGTGAGTCCGAGGCGATCAAACCGGCATGGTACGCCGAGCGACCGAGCACCCAGACGAATCGGATACTGGAGGCGTCCGTCCGTGAGCATCGACGTCCGCCTCGCGACCGACGACGACCGCGAGCGCTGGAACGAGTACGTCAGGCGATCCCCGCAGGGGACGCTGTGTCACGAACTCGAGGCCCTTCGCGTGCAAGCGGAGTACGCGGACGCGACGCTTCACCCGTTGATCGGCTTCAAAGGACAGGAGGTCGTCGGGCTCTTTCCCCTCTTCGAGGTCAAAAAACGGTTCGTCACGACCGTGTTTTCGCCGCCGCCACATCTCCGCGTGCCGTATCTCGGTCCCGCGTTTCTGAACCTCGAGAAACTGAAACAGCGAAAGCGCGAGCGACGACGCCAGCGATTCATGGACGGCTGTTTCGAGTGGATCAGCTCGGAACTGAACCCGAAGTACGGGCACGTCCGAACGTCGACCGGCTTCGAGGACGCTCGGCCGTTCATCTGGGACGGGTACGACGCGACGCCGGAGTACACCTACGCCGTCGATCTGTCGATTTCGGAAGACGAACTTCTGATGACGTTCAGCAGCGACGCGCGTAGCAACATTCGAAACACGGACGAGGATCGCTACGAGATCGGCGTCGGCGGTCCAGAGGAAATTCGACTGATCCACGAACAGGTCAGAAATCGATACGAGTCACAGGGGATCGGCTTCGACGTTCCCCTCGAGTTCGTCCTCGATCTGGCCGATCGATCGGAAAACGGCCACGTTCGGCCCTACACGCTCCGCGTCGACGGCGAGTTCGTCGGCGGCATCCTGGCGCTCGAGTACCGCGGGACGACGAGCCGATGGATGGGCGGCGTTCGAACCGACGCCGACGTCGACGTTCCCACGAACGATCTCCTCGACTGGGCGATCATGGAAGACGGCCTCGAGTCGGGCCTCGAGACCTACGACCTCGTCGGTGCCGATACGCGTCGGATCAACCGGTACAAGGCGAAGTTCGATCCTGCGTTGCGAACGTACTACAGCCTCGAGTACGGCTCGTTGGGGATGCGAACGATCGCGTCGCTGTACGACAGCGTAAAATGAAGACGACGATCCGATCCGACTCGCTCCCCACGTCGTGGCCGACCCGTTTCTTTCGATAGCAGATTGACCTCCTCTCACGTGAAGACGCTGGAATCAGGCGGCTTTCGACGCGAAGGCGATGAATTCCGGGATTAACTCCGCCCATAACCAAGGGTCGGCCCGATGGACTCGTCACCGATGAACGACGGATCCGCCCTCCGGACCCTGCTCGTCGGAATCGACGCCGCCTGCGACCGGGTGCTGGCACCGCTTTTCGAGGACGACGAGATTCCAACGCTCGAGTCGATCTACCGAAACGGAACGAGCACGGCGCTCGAGTCACAGATTCCTCCCTGGACGGCCTCGGCGTGGCCCTCGCTGTATACGGGTATGAATCCCGGCAAACACGGCGTCTTCGGCTTCCTCTCGTTCGCCGGCTACGACTGGGACGTCGTGAACGCGACCGACGTCTGCGAGCGGACGCTGTGGGAGCTACTGGACCGCCACGGGATCACGAGCGTCGTCGTCAACGTTCCGGTCACCCACCCACCGCGATCGTTCGACGGCGCGTTGATTCCGGGCTACACCGCACCGGAAAACCCGGACTGCCATCCCGCGGGGCTGCTAGAGGACGTTCGGGAGTCGATCGGCGGATACCGCGTCTATCCCGACGAGAACGCGGCCGATCTCGAGACGGCGTACGGCGAGTGTGTCAGGATGCGCGGCGAGGCGTTTTGCTACCTCGTCGACCGGTTCGATCCCGAGTTCGGATTTCTCGAGTTTCAGGCGACCGATTCGATCTTTCACAAAGAGCCCGACAACGACGCAGCGATTCGATCGATCTATCGCGAACTCGACGCGCAACTCGCGGAGATCATCGAGACGTACGATCCGGACAACGTCATCGTCGTCAGCGATCACGGGATGGGGCCGTACGACGGAACGGAGTTTCGCGCGAACGAGTTCCTCCGGAACGAGGGGTTCGTCTCGACCCGTCGCGGCGGGTCCGGGATGCCGACGTGGGCGACGATTCGAGACGACGATCTGAAACGCGGGGCGGATTCGAGCGGGCGCGACCTCGGGTTCGGTGAACGGGCGATGGCGGCCGCGGCGAGCGCCGGACTCACGAGCCAGCGAATCGGGGCCGCACTCGAGCGCCTCGGCATCGACGACTTCGTCGCCAGACGCACGCCTGCAGCCCTCGTCAACGCGGGGGCGACTCAGGTGGACTTTCCGGCCTCGGCTGCGTACGTGCGCTCGCGGATCGAACTCGGCGTCCGGATCAACCTCGAGGGCCGCGAACCGGACGGCGTCGTCCCGGCCGAGGAGTACGAGGTCGTGCGAACGCAACTCATCGACGCGTTGCGATCGGTGAGGACGCCGGACGGTGAGCCCGTTTTCGAGGCGGTTCGTCCGCGAGAGGAGTACTTCCACGGTCCCGAGAGCGAGAACGCCGTCGACGTCGTCACCGTTCCCGCCGAGTTCGATCACTTCCTCTCGGCGACGCTCCGAGGCGAACGCTTTGGTCCACCCTCGGAGCCGTGGAATCACAAGCTCGAGGGAACGTTCGCGGCCTCCGGCT is part of the Natrarchaeobius halalkaliphilus genome and harbors:
- a CDS encoding right-handed parallel beta-helix repeat-containing protein — its product is MARDQSVLDSDESSNDAFLDRRSLLKWTGTAVGAVLATSGAATAQSARSEPEAADPDAMSERVLDVSDGDDISSHVSNSSNGELLVLPEGTYEWNSRIALSRRNWGIRGDGDVTIMLPENWGTNGRQEFFMNVTGDNVLIDNLTFDSDGRPGVGMRCIVDNVASIRNVHIANDGPRTWDVAHTRAFAVGAESSGGHMELDGITIHNNGNIAQYNGGHSRVGIWCSRSGRLTVRNSVLAGFPNNAIYTRMPGEMLVENCVFANNSPSSIRLGGDNEVVRNCTFYGDHDLDGSTSSYPGRGSTNASAIMADRRERASDGGLVEDCSFVYRDVTNATGAVRMFDNRYLSVENCQFMLDQSDVPGIGIQRSTSVDVSDCIFDTENDSGASALGGSAGNYGSVENISVSPGLSSGPASADRDDLEFDWDDAYDYPNPSFDGSGDDGQSGDDDEDENELPNTIVFDGEGGQDVSEYHFVVDGDIDHSEYHSEYGTGGEFVDDQTIEGWVRGGVDGFRFEGELIELEVDGDAAVRVNGIEVDPAEFDDDDEGEEGNDDSPSTLAFDGEGGQEITEYRFGATGEIQRSEELSEYGTGGEFVEDQTIEGWVRGGKDGFHLEGELTELDVDGDATVYVDGEAVDPDAVVGDGDEDENEDDDEPLLNSVVFDGEGGQDVSEYRVAVGGEIERSEYHSEYGTGGEFVDDQTIEGWVRGGKDGFRFSGELTELEVDDNASVAVNGVTVDPSQLSL
- a CDS encoding WD40/YVTN/BNR-like repeat-containing protein yields the protein MKLQTIHDGRILATQGRSIHLEPDGTGDIGGREPKRGRLPAPSSAGIGYRLKTTRPARSAVTAITGRFPAVNVWSIDDATLLASADRWLFRSADGGRHWSVVETLPASSAPMGVLPSAVCTADGTTYVGEYPLDGRTTPRILASEDGDTWSTAAELEDVRHVHGVQADPYADELWVTTGDADSECTIGRLRDGGVEPVGGGDQSWRAVELAFTSDAVLWGVDSVYAEHKAIRKLPREHVDDPDPTPETVHRVSSSVYYAETITVDGEQWVCFSTAKEAGADSTGPETQTVHSDRTSVVAASSASGFTDWHELVSYDRRTALADRLNPRQLVPRANAYVFLAGDPDRGLFVNPYNTDRDDGRIRLIPMRAFAELS
- a CDS encoding MFS transporter encodes the protein MSSQSVSADEPFRKLLLSFGFVALAGGVLVAHRTPATGYELSIYTMTSPWIWAGLGTALLVSLAVSFAPSGADGWESRSFALVLGGLAITAFAGLPIIRGYHFFGHHDALTHLGWAQGIADGTISPFDLLYPGIHTLSVLINSVTGIPLSSSMLLVVLLSTVAFVIFVPLSVGTVVPDQLAVTIAAFGAFLLLPVTTISTFMQPHAMTQTILLFALFVYVLLKYLVSDGASGGLAFVFAIVAAAAVVFHPQYVAHVLVVCLAICGLQLVVPRIPFVSRTRPVRRIAGHRRLYGHTLLLVAVFLLWSANHGFFSGFVDRALTSAIEYILTGSGEAGASISAQGGSLAAIGVSLTEIFVKLFFPHLVFAALTGLLVLAVVLTGRPRRYRDVSAVTIYLAAGLCGLGLLFVVYFVSVTNEMYFRVFGLIAVFTVILGSIALHAGILSLSERLSTRSVRTIAVGLFAVLLVLSLASVFASPYVYSQSHHVSSAQMGGYESAFDAADPDVEFAGFGGAPNRYADAIYAAETRTGAHATVTTDTFESGPAEYYGTDRYLVISEIDHQRETVAYQGLHYSESDFASLDADPNIDRVQSNGEVTTYRVRT
- a CDS encoding DUF1616 domain-containing protein; amino-acid sequence: MKDRSTRTFQPFTTVRQGSKHLAARLPTDLAGVVGFVALAVVLLAVIDVGSILARAAIGFPLLFFVPGYVTVAALFPRGGPDHESGSPVSIDRCGVSPLERVALAFGLSVAILPLLGLVIAVAWGFSAGVVVATVAGYATVVAWIGAIRRLRVPTSERYRFSLVPTVETARARIFDTRSSFHAAVNVVLVASLIVALTTVGYALVAPQQGEQYTGLEILTENDAGELVTEHPDEVVASEPFELTIGVENREGQDAEYTVVVQEQWISDDTVIERNELQRIDFAVSDGDTAHGDRDVTPVAEGGDVRIAVLLYEGDDVPETPTTENAYRYGYFWTEIVDEIDASSDE
- a CDS encoding GNAT family N-acetyltransferase, with translation MSIDVRLATDDDRERWNEYVRRSPQGTLCHELEALRVQAEYADATLHPLIGFKGQEVVGLFPLFEVKKRFVTTVFSPPPHLRVPYLGPAFLNLEKLKQRKRERRRQRFMDGCFEWISSELNPKYGHVRTSTGFEDARPFIWDGYDATPEYTYAVDLSISEDELLMTFSSDARSNIRNTDEDRYEIGVGGPEEIRLIHEQVRNRYESQGIGFDVPLEFVLDLADRSENGHVRPYTLRVDGEFVGGILALEYRGTTSRWMGGVRTDADVDVPTNDLLDWAIMEDGLESGLETYDLVGADTRRINRYKAKFDPALRTYYSLEYGSLGMRTIASLYDSVK
- a CDS encoding alkaline phosphatase family protein, which codes for MNDGSALRTLLVGIDAACDRVLAPLFEDDEIPTLESIYRNGTSTALESQIPPWTASAWPSLYTGMNPGKHGVFGFLSFAGYDWDVVNATDVCERTLWELLDRHGITSVVVNVPVTHPPRSFDGALIPGYTAPENPDCHPAGLLEDVRESIGGYRVYPDENAADLETAYGECVRMRGEAFCYLVDRFDPEFGFLEFQATDSIFHKEPDNDAAIRSIYRELDAQLAEIIETYDPDNVIVVSDHGMGPYDGTEFRANEFLRNEGFVSTRRGGSGMPTWATIRDDDLKRGADSSGRDLGFGERAMAAAASAGLTSQRIGAALERLGIDDFVARRTPAALVNAGATQVDFPASAAYVRSRIELGVRINLEGREPDGVVPAEEYEVVRTQLIDALRSVRTPDGEPVFEAVRPREEYFHGPESENAVDVVTVPAEFDHFLSATLRGERFGPPSEPWNHKLEGTFAASGSDIDHTTGAGAAHLFDVAPTVLATFGLPIDERMDGRPLACVESSGVRSYPRFDGASSVETDDDAVEQRLADLGYLE